From the genome of Brachyhypopomus gauderio isolate BG-103 chromosome 20, BGAUD_0.2, whole genome shotgun sequence, one region includes:
- the morc3b gene encoding MORC family CW-type zinc finger protein 3b isoform X3 gives MATRKHRGIPLSSLNPKFLHTNSTSHTWPFSAIAELIDNAYDPDVRAKQFWVDWTRIKGLDCLSFMDNGEGMTRARLHKMLSFGYSDKKAVRDHVPVGIYGNGFKSGSMRLGKDAIVFTKTKDSMSIGLLSQSYLQAIKAQQIMVPILTFRRDGQNQAEDAASLEAILSHSLFSTEKELFSELRAIGAVGPTGTRVIIWNLRTTVSGETEFDFAADKYDIQIRASAGEKSREDRAMSAESEWSLRAYCSILYLKPRMQINIRGQRVKTQLISKSLAHIANDSYRPSFLTKRIRITFGFNTKSKEHCGIMMYHKNRLIKAYERVSCQRKAERKGIGVIGVIECNFLQPTHNKQDFDDTDQYRKTMYNLSIKLEDFWNEIRYKRKKEDPKCSVPIEDTMKVPDQVWVQCDSCLKWRRLPDGFDCSRLPEKWFCNLNHDPQFRSCLIEEELEDQEEEQKSYPKPFKRRLVLNRKRRHNKSVQEESVSEGLDAPNLVAPLSARQPSNSVSPQASPSELSPSLAQRSPQPLINLTACSDSLKRTKRKHFSTEVRAAGVTPCTSVPPTALPQGASTFTHTEAMLTANTRETKWEVESDGRENSDEPVSSVPSGMAVRSEPVLEEEEEQGADTWHEMWAPEEVGGSDFKQEDVDGPCEEELEEETWTPKQPQEEELLERMREAMEDRDSCREEVEVLRGNCATLQDERSELLSTLRRVEQEKASLSSLCDQLKRELEKLRGNADKRAGPEGDDGPGAEDRRKLKKLRLRLARLLVCFMPALDLEHVDISSEVIDDLLDQVLEEVT, from the exons ATAATGCGTATGACCCTGATGTCCGTGCCAAGCAGTTCTGGGTAGACTGGACCCGTATCAAAGGTCTGGACTGCCTGTCGTTCATGGATAACGGGGAAGGCATGACCAGAGCCAGACTGCATAAGATGCTTAG CTTTGGTTATAGTGACAAGAAAGCTGTGAGAGACCATGTTCCAGTTGGCATCTATGGCAACGGTTTTAAGTCGGGTTCCATGCGTCTGGGGAAGGACGCGATCGTCTTTACCAAGACAAAAGACTCCATGAGCATCGGCCTGCTGTCTCAGTCGTACCTACAGGCCATTAAAGCCCAGCAGATCATGGTGCCCATTCTCACCTTCAGACGGGATGGACAAAACCA AGCGGAGGACGCAGCGAGTCTGGAGGCgatcctctctcactcactgttCAGCACGGAGAAGGAGCTGTTCTCGGAGCTGCGCGCCATCGGAGCCGTCGGACCCACTGGCACACGTGTCATCATCTGGAACCTGCGCAC GACCGTGAGCGGTGAGACGGAATTCGACTTTGCCGCGGACAAATACGACATCCAGATCCGGGCGAGTGCGGGCGAGAAGAGCAGGGAAGACCGAGCCATGTCTGCGGAGAGCGAGTGGTCGCTGAGA GCATACTGTAGCATCCTGTACCTGAAACCCCGTATGCAGATTAACATCCGAGGACAGCGAGTGAAAACCCAGCTCATCTCCAAGAGTCTAGCACACATTGCCAATGACAGCTATAGACCTTCCTTCCTT ACCAAACGTATTCGCATCACCTTTGGGTTCAATACTAAAAGTAAGGAGCATTGTGGTATCATGATGTACCACAAAAACAGACTCATTAAGGCTTATGAGAGAGTGAGCTGCCAGAGAAAG GCTGAGAGAAAGGGCATTGGAGTCATAGGTGTGATTGAATGTAATTTCCTTCAACCCACCCACAACAAACAGGACTTTGATGACACAGATCAGTACAG GAAGACCATGTACAACCTCAGCATCAAGCTGGAGGACTTCTGGAACGAGATCCGCTACAAGCGCAAGAAGGAGGATCCGAAATGCAGCGTTCCGATCGAGGACACAAT gaAAGTTCCAGATCAGGTCTGGGTCCAATGTGACAGCTGCCTGAAGTGGCGGAGGCTCCCGGATGGCTTCGACTGCAGCCGCCTGCCCGAGAAATGGTTCTGCAACCTGAACCATGACCCACAATTCAG GAGCTGCCTAATAGAAGAAGAACTGGAGGATCAAGAGGAGGAACAGAAGTCGTACCCCAAGCCCTTCAAACGCCG TCTTGTTCTCAACAGGAAGAGAAGACATAATAAGAGTGTACAGGAAGAGAGTGTGTCGGAG GGATTAGATGCTCCAAACCTGGTAGCTCCTCTGTCAGCCAGACAGCCTAGCAACAGTGTGTCCCCTCAGGCGTCTCCGTCCG aaTTGAGCCCATCTCTAGCTCAGAGATCACCACAGCCTCTAATTAATCTCACTGCCTGCTCTGATTCATTGAAAAG GACGAAACGGAAACATTTCAGCACTGAAGTCAGAGCCGCGGGTGTCACACCTTGTACGTCTGTCCCTCCCACCGCCCTGCCACAGGGTGCCAGCACCTTTACTCACACGGAGGCCATGCTCACAGCCAACACCAGAGAGACCAAGTGGGAGGTGGAATCGGACGGGCGAGAGAATTCGGACGAGCCAGTGAGCAGCGTGCCGAGTGGGATGGCGGTGAGATCGGAGCCCGtcctggaggaggaagaggagcagggtGCAGACACCTGGCATGAGATGTGGGCCCCGGAGGAGGTCGGGGGGTCGGACTTCAAACAGGAGGACGTAGACGGGCCGTGTGAGGAGGAACTGGAGGAGGAGACGTGGACTCCAAAGCAGCCGCAGGAGGAGGAGCTCCTTGAGAGGATGAGGGAGGCGATGGAGGACAGGGACTCGTGCAGAGAGGAAGTGGAGGTGTTGCGGGGGAACTGTGCCACCCTGCAGGATGAGAGGAGCGAGCTCTTGAGCACG TTAAGGAGGGTGGAGCAAGAGAAGGCCAGCCTGTCTTCTCTGTGCGACCAGCTGAAGCGCGAGCTGGAGAAACTGAGGGGGAACGCCGACAAGAGGGCGGGGCCTGAGGGGGATGACGGCCCTGGGGCGGAGGACAGGCGCAAGCTGAAGAAGCTCCGCCTCCGCCTCGCCCGCCTGCTCGTCTGCTTCATGCCGGCCCTCGACCTGGAGCACGTGGACATCAGCAGTGAGGTCATCGACGATCTCCTTGACCAGGTCTTGGAGGAGGTCACTTGA
- the morc3b gene encoding MORC family CW-type zinc finger protein 3b isoform X4, with protein MATRKHRGIPLSSLNPKFLHTNSTSHTWPFSAIAELIDNAYDPDVRAKQFWVDWTRIKGLDCLSFMDNGEGMTRARLHKMLRAEDAASLEAILSHSLFSTEKELFSELRAIGAVGPTGTRVIIWNLRTTVSGETEFDFAADKYDIQIRASAGEKSREDRAMSAESEWSLRAYCSILYLKPRMQINIRGQRVKTQLISKSLAHIANDSYRPSFLTKRIRITFGFNTKSKEHCGIMMYHKNRLIKAYERVSCQRKAERKGIGVIGVIECNFLQPTHNKQDFDDTDQYRKTMYNLSIKLEDFWNEIRYKRKKEDPKCSVPIEDTMKVPDQVWVQCDSCLKWRRLPDGFDCSRLPEKWFCNLNHDPQFRSCLIEEELEDQEEEQKSYPKPFKRRLVLNRKRRHNKSVQEESVSEGLDAPNLVAPLSARQPSNSVSPQASPSGTSTYSGTGVHILSPTASARSELSPSLAQRSPQPLINLTACSDSLKRTKRKHFSTEVRAAGVTPCTSVPPTALPQGASTFTHTEAMLTANTRETKWEVESDGRENSDEPVSSVPSGMAVRSEPVLEEEEEQGADTWHEMWAPEEVGGSDFKQEDVDGPCEEELEEETWTPKQPQEEELLERMREAMEDRDSCREEVEVLRGNCATLQDERSELLSTLRRVEQEKASLSSLCDQLKRELEKLRGNADKRAGPEGDDGPGAEDRRKLKKLRLRLARLLVCFMPALDLEHVDISSEVIDDLLDQVLEEVT; from the exons ATAATGCGTATGACCCTGATGTCCGTGCCAAGCAGTTCTGGGTAGACTGGACCCGTATCAAAGGTCTGGACTGCCTGTCGTTCATGGATAACGGGGAAGGCATGACCAGAGCCAGACTGCATAAGATGCTTAG AGCGGAGGACGCAGCGAGTCTGGAGGCgatcctctctcactcactgttCAGCACGGAGAAGGAGCTGTTCTCGGAGCTGCGCGCCATCGGAGCCGTCGGACCCACTGGCACACGTGTCATCATCTGGAACCTGCGCAC GACCGTGAGCGGTGAGACGGAATTCGACTTTGCCGCGGACAAATACGACATCCAGATCCGGGCGAGTGCGGGCGAGAAGAGCAGGGAAGACCGAGCCATGTCTGCGGAGAGCGAGTGGTCGCTGAGA GCATACTGTAGCATCCTGTACCTGAAACCCCGTATGCAGATTAACATCCGAGGACAGCGAGTGAAAACCCAGCTCATCTCCAAGAGTCTAGCACACATTGCCAATGACAGCTATAGACCTTCCTTCCTT ACCAAACGTATTCGCATCACCTTTGGGTTCAATACTAAAAGTAAGGAGCATTGTGGTATCATGATGTACCACAAAAACAGACTCATTAAGGCTTATGAGAGAGTGAGCTGCCAGAGAAAG GCTGAGAGAAAGGGCATTGGAGTCATAGGTGTGATTGAATGTAATTTCCTTCAACCCACCCACAACAAACAGGACTTTGATGACACAGATCAGTACAG GAAGACCATGTACAACCTCAGCATCAAGCTGGAGGACTTCTGGAACGAGATCCGCTACAAGCGCAAGAAGGAGGATCCGAAATGCAGCGTTCCGATCGAGGACACAAT gaAAGTTCCAGATCAGGTCTGGGTCCAATGTGACAGCTGCCTGAAGTGGCGGAGGCTCCCGGATGGCTTCGACTGCAGCCGCCTGCCCGAGAAATGGTTCTGCAACCTGAACCATGACCCACAATTCAG GAGCTGCCTAATAGAAGAAGAACTGGAGGATCAAGAGGAGGAACAGAAGTCGTACCCCAAGCCCTTCAAACGCCG TCTTGTTCTCAACAGGAAGAGAAGACATAATAAGAGTGTACAGGAAGAGAGTGTGTCGGAG GGATTAGATGCTCCAAACCTGGTAGCTCCTCTGTCAGCCAGACAGCCTAGCAACAGTGTGTCCCCTCAGGCGTCTCCGTCCGGTACGTCCACTTATAGTGGGACGGGTGTCCACATTCTCTCACCTACTGCCAGTGCCCGCTCAG aaTTGAGCCCATCTCTAGCTCAGAGATCACCACAGCCTCTAATTAATCTCACTGCCTGCTCTGATTCATTGAAAAG GACGAAACGGAAACATTTCAGCACTGAAGTCAGAGCCGCGGGTGTCACACCTTGTACGTCTGTCCCTCCCACCGCCCTGCCACAGGGTGCCAGCACCTTTACTCACACGGAGGCCATGCTCACAGCCAACACCAGAGAGACCAAGTGGGAGGTGGAATCGGACGGGCGAGAGAATTCGGACGAGCCAGTGAGCAGCGTGCCGAGTGGGATGGCGGTGAGATCGGAGCCCGtcctggaggaggaagaggagcagggtGCAGACACCTGGCATGAGATGTGGGCCCCGGAGGAGGTCGGGGGGTCGGACTTCAAACAGGAGGACGTAGACGGGCCGTGTGAGGAGGAACTGGAGGAGGAGACGTGGACTCCAAAGCAGCCGCAGGAGGAGGAGCTCCTTGAGAGGATGAGGGAGGCGATGGAGGACAGGGACTCGTGCAGAGAGGAAGTGGAGGTGTTGCGGGGGAACTGTGCCACCCTGCAGGATGAGAGGAGCGAGCTCTTGAGCACG TTAAGGAGGGTGGAGCAAGAGAAGGCCAGCCTGTCTTCTCTGTGCGACCAGCTGAAGCGCGAGCTGGAGAAACTGAGGGGGAACGCCGACAAGAGGGCGGGGCCTGAGGGGGATGACGGCCCTGGGGCGGAGGACAGGCGCAAGCTGAAGAAGCTCCGCCTCCGCCTCGCCCGCCTGCTCGTCTGCTTCATGCCGGCCCTCGACCTGGAGCACGTGGACATCAGCAGTGAGGTCATCGACGATCTCCTTGACCAGGTCTTGGAGGAGGTCACTTGA
- the morc3b gene encoding MORC family CW-type zinc finger protein 3b isoform X1 — MATRKHRGIPLSSLNPKFLHTNSTSHTWPFSAIAELIDNAYDPDVRAKQFWVDWTRIKGLDCLSFMDNGEGMTRARLHKMLSFGYSDKKAVRDHVPVGIYGNGFKSGSMRLGKDAIVFTKTKDSMSIGLLSQSYLQAIKAQQIMVPILTFRRDGQNQAEDAASLEAILSHSLFSTEKELFSELRAIGAVGPTGTRVIIWNLRTTVSGETEFDFAADKYDIQIRASAGEKSREDRAMSAESEWSLRAYCSILYLKPRMQINIRGQRVKTQLISKSLAHIANDSYRPSFLTKRIRITFGFNTKSKEHCGIMMYHKNRLIKAYERVSCQRKAERKGIGVIGVIECNFLQPTHNKQDFDDTDQYRKTMYNLSIKLEDFWNEIRYKRKKEDPKCSVPIEDTMKVPDQVWVQCDSCLKWRRLPDGFDCSRLPEKWFCNLNHDPQFRSCLIEEELEDQEEEQKSYPKPFKRRLVLNRKRRHNKSVQEESVSEGLDAPNLVAPLSARQPSNSVSPQASPSGTSTYSGTGVHILSPTASARSELSPSLAQRSPQPLINLTACSDSLKRTKRKHFSTEVRAAGVTPCTSVPPTALPQGASTFTHTEAMLTANTRETKWEVESDGRENSDEPVSSVPSGMAVRSEPVLEEEEEQGADTWHEMWAPEEVGGSDFKQEDVDGPCEEELEEETWTPKQPQEEELLERMREAMEDRDSCREEVEVLRGNCATLQDERSELLSTLRRVEQEKASLSSLCDQLKRELEKLRGNADKRAGPEGDDGPGAEDRRKLKKLRLRLARLLVCFMPALDLEHVDISSEVIDDLLDQVLEEVT; from the exons ATAATGCGTATGACCCTGATGTCCGTGCCAAGCAGTTCTGGGTAGACTGGACCCGTATCAAAGGTCTGGACTGCCTGTCGTTCATGGATAACGGGGAAGGCATGACCAGAGCCAGACTGCATAAGATGCTTAG CTTTGGTTATAGTGACAAGAAAGCTGTGAGAGACCATGTTCCAGTTGGCATCTATGGCAACGGTTTTAAGTCGGGTTCCATGCGTCTGGGGAAGGACGCGATCGTCTTTACCAAGACAAAAGACTCCATGAGCATCGGCCTGCTGTCTCAGTCGTACCTACAGGCCATTAAAGCCCAGCAGATCATGGTGCCCATTCTCACCTTCAGACGGGATGGACAAAACCA AGCGGAGGACGCAGCGAGTCTGGAGGCgatcctctctcactcactgttCAGCACGGAGAAGGAGCTGTTCTCGGAGCTGCGCGCCATCGGAGCCGTCGGACCCACTGGCACACGTGTCATCATCTGGAACCTGCGCAC GACCGTGAGCGGTGAGACGGAATTCGACTTTGCCGCGGACAAATACGACATCCAGATCCGGGCGAGTGCGGGCGAGAAGAGCAGGGAAGACCGAGCCATGTCTGCGGAGAGCGAGTGGTCGCTGAGA GCATACTGTAGCATCCTGTACCTGAAACCCCGTATGCAGATTAACATCCGAGGACAGCGAGTGAAAACCCAGCTCATCTCCAAGAGTCTAGCACACATTGCCAATGACAGCTATAGACCTTCCTTCCTT ACCAAACGTATTCGCATCACCTTTGGGTTCAATACTAAAAGTAAGGAGCATTGTGGTATCATGATGTACCACAAAAACAGACTCATTAAGGCTTATGAGAGAGTGAGCTGCCAGAGAAAG GCTGAGAGAAAGGGCATTGGAGTCATAGGTGTGATTGAATGTAATTTCCTTCAACCCACCCACAACAAACAGGACTTTGATGACACAGATCAGTACAG GAAGACCATGTACAACCTCAGCATCAAGCTGGAGGACTTCTGGAACGAGATCCGCTACAAGCGCAAGAAGGAGGATCCGAAATGCAGCGTTCCGATCGAGGACACAAT gaAAGTTCCAGATCAGGTCTGGGTCCAATGTGACAGCTGCCTGAAGTGGCGGAGGCTCCCGGATGGCTTCGACTGCAGCCGCCTGCCCGAGAAATGGTTCTGCAACCTGAACCATGACCCACAATTCAG GAGCTGCCTAATAGAAGAAGAACTGGAGGATCAAGAGGAGGAACAGAAGTCGTACCCCAAGCCCTTCAAACGCCG TCTTGTTCTCAACAGGAAGAGAAGACATAATAAGAGTGTACAGGAAGAGAGTGTGTCGGAG GGATTAGATGCTCCAAACCTGGTAGCTCCTCTGTCAGCCAGACAGCCTAGCAACAGTGTGTCCCCTCAGGCGTCTCCGTCCGGTACGTCCACTTATAGTGGGACGGGTGTCCACATTCTCTCACCTACTGCCAGTGCCCGCTCAG aaTTGAGCCCATCTCTAGCTCAGAGATCACCACAGCCTCTAATTAATCTCACTGCCTGCTCTGATTCATTGAAAAG GACGAAACGGAAACATTTCAGCACTGAAGTCAGAGCCGCGGGTGTCACACCTTGTACGTCTGTCCCTCCCACCGCCCTGCCACAGGGTGCCAGCACCTTTACTCACACGGAGGCCATGCTCACAGCCAACACCAGAGAGACCAAGTGGGAGGTGGAATCGGACGGGCGAGAGAATTCGGACGAGCCAGTGAGCAGCGTGCCGAGTGGGATGGCGGTGAGATCGGAGCCCGtcctggaggaggaagaggagcagggtGCAGACACCTGGCATGAGATGTGGGCCCCGGAGGAGGTCGGGGGGTCGGACTTCAAACAGGAGGACGTAGACGGGCCGTGTGAGGAGGAACTGGAGGAGGAGACGTGGACTCCAAAGCAGCCGCAGGAGGAGGAGCTCCTTGAGAGGATGAGGGAGGCGATGGAGGACAGGGACTCGTGCAGAGAGGAAGTGGAGGTGTTGCGGGGGAACTGTGCCACCCTGCAGGATGAGAGGAGCGAGCTCTTGAGCACG TTAAGGAGGGTGGAGCAAGAGAAGGCCAGCCTGTCTTCTCTGTGCGACCAGCTGAAGCGCGAGCTGGAGAAACTGAGGGGGAACGCCGACAAGAGGGCGGGGCCTGAGGGGGATGACGGCCCTGGGGCGGAGGACAGGCGCAAGCTGAAGAAGCTCCGCCTCCGCCTCGCCCGCCTGCTCGTCTGCTTCATGCCGGCCCTCGACCTGGAGCACGTGGACATCAGCAGTGAGGTCATCGACGATCTCCTTGACCAGGTCTTGGAGGAGGTCACTTGA
- the morc3b gene encoding MORC family CW-type zinc finger protein 3b isoform X2 has product MATRKHRGIPLSSLNPKFLHTNSTSHTWPFSAIAELIDNAYDPDVRAKQFWVDWTRIKGLDCLSFMDNGEGMTRARLHKMLSFGYSDKKAVRDHVPVGIYGNGFKSGSMRLGKDAIVFTKTKDSMSIGLLSQSYLQAIKAQQIMVPILTFRRDGQNQAEDAASLEAILSHSLFSTEKELFSELRAIGAVGPTGTRVIIWNLRTTVSGETEFDFAADKYDIQIRASAGEKSREDRAMSAESEWSLRAYCSILYLKPRMQINIRGQRVKTQLISKSLAHIANDSYRPSFLTKRIRITFGFNTKSKEHCGIMMYHKNRLIKAYERVSCQRKAERKGIGVIGVIECNFLQPTHNKQDFDDTDQYRKTMYNLSIKLEDFWNEIRYKRKKEDPKCSVPIEDTMKVPDQVWVQCDSCLKWRRLPDGFDCSRLPEKWFCNLNHDPQFRSCLIEEELEDQEEEQKSYPKPFKRRKRRHNKSVQEESVSEGLDAPNLVAPLSARQPSNSVSPQASPSGTSTYSGTGVHILSPTASARSELSPSLAQRSPQPLINLTACSDSLKRTKRKHFSTEVRAAGVTPCTSVPPTALPQGASTFTHTEAMLTANTRETKWEVESDGRENSDEPVSSVPSGMAVRSEPVLEEEEEQGADTWHEMWAPEEVGGSDFKQEDVDGPCEEELEEETWTPKQPQEEELLERMREAMEDRDSCREEVEVLRGNCATLQDERSELLSTLRRVEQEKASLSSLCDQLKRELEKLRGNADKRAGPEGDDGPGAEDRRKLKKLRLRLARLLVCFMPALDLEHVDISSEVIDDLLDQVLEEVT; this is encoded by the exons ATAATGCGTATGACCCTGATGTCCGTGCCAAGCAGTTCTGGGTAGACTGGACCCGTATCAAAGGTCTGGACTGCCTGTCGTTCATGGATAACGGGGAAGGCATGACCAGAGCCAGACTGCATAAGATGCTTAG CTTTGGTTATAGTGACAAGAAAGCTGTGAGAGACCATGTTCCAGTTGGCATCTATGGCAACGGTTTTAAGTCGGGTTCCATGCGTCTGGGGAAGGACGCGATCGTCTTTACCAAGACAAAAGACTCCATGAGCATCGGCCTGCTGTCTCAGTCGTACCTACAGGCCATTAAAGCCCAGCAGATCATGGTGCCCATTCTCACCTTCAGACGGGATGGACAAAACCA AGCGGAGGACGCAGCGAGTCTGGAGGCgatcctctctcactcactgttCAGCACGGAGAAGGAGCTGTTCTCGGAGCTGCGCGCCATCGGAGCCGTCGGACCCACTGGCACACGTGTCATCATCTGGAACCTGCGCAC GACCGTGAGCGGTGAGACGGAATTCGACTTTGCCGCGGACAAATACGACATCCAGATCCGGGCGAGTGCGGGCGAGAAGAGCAGGGAAGACCGAGCCATGTCTGCGGAGAGCGAGTGGTCGCTGAGA GCATACTGTAGCATCCTGTACCTGAAACCCCGTATGCAGATTAACATCCGAGGACAGCGAGTGAAAACCCAGCTCATCTCCAAGAGTCTAGCACACATTGCCAATGACAGCTATAGACCTTCCTTCCTT ACCAAACGTATTCGCATCACCTTTGGGTTCAATACTAAAAGTAAGGAGCATTGTGGTATCATGATGTACCACAAAAACAGACTCATTAAGGCTTATGAGAGAGTGAGCTGCCAGAGAAAG GCTGAGAGAAAGGGCATTGGAGTCATAGGTGTGATTGAATGTAATTTCCTTCAACCCACCCACAACAAACAGGACTTTGATGACACAGATCAGTACAG GAAGACCATGTACAACCTCAGCATCAAGCTGGAGGACTTCTGGAACGAGATCCGCTACAAGCGCAAGAAGGAGGATCCGAAATGCAGCGTTCCGATCGAGGACACAAT gaAAGTTCCAGATCAGGTCTGGGTCCAATGTGACAGCTGCCTGAAGTGGCGGAGGCTCCCGGATGGCTTCGACTGCAGCCGCCTGCCCGAGAAATGGTTCTGCAACCTGAACCATGACCCACAATTCAG GAGCTGCCTAATAGAAGAAGAACTGGAGGATCAAGAGGAGGAACAGAAGTCGTACCCCAAGCCCTTCAAACGCCG GAAGAGAAGACATAATAAGAGTGTACAGGAAGAGAGTGTGTCGGAG GGATTAGATGCTCCAAACCTGGTAGCTCCTCTGTCAGCCAGACAGCCTAGCAACAGTGTGTCCCCTCAGGCGTCTCCGTCCGGTACGTCCACTTATAGTGGGACGGGTGTCCACATTCTCTCACCTACTGCCAGTGCCCGCTCAG aaTTGAGCCCATCTCTAGCTCAGAGATCACCACAGCCTCTAATTAATCTCACTGCCTGCTCTGATTCATTGAAAAG GACGAAACGGAAACATTTCAGCACTGAAGTCAGAGCCGCGGGTGTCACACCTTGTACGTCTGTCCCTCCCACCGCCCTGCCACAGGGTGCCAGCACCTTTACTCACACGGAGGCCATGCTCACAGCCAACACCAGAGAGACCAAGTGGGAGGTGGAATCGGACGGGCGAGAGAATTCGGACGAGCCAGTGAGCAGCGTGCCGAGTGGGATGGCGGTGAGATCGGAGCCCGtcctggaggaggaagaggagcagggtGCAGACACCTGGCATGAGATGTGGGCCCCGGAGGAGGTCGGGGGGTCGGACTTCAAACAGGAGGACGTAGACGGGCCGTGTGAGGAGGAACTGGAGGAGGAGACGTGGACTCCAAAGCAGCCGCAGGAGGAGGAGCTCCTTGAGAGGATGAGGGAGGCGATGGAGGACAGGGACTCGTGCAGAGAGGAAGTGGAGGTGTTGCGGGGGAACTGTGCCACCCTGCAGGATGAGAGGAGCGAGCTCTTGAGCACG TTAAGGAGGGTGGAGCAAGAGAAGGCCAGCCTGTCTTCTCTGTGCGACCAGCTGAAGCGCGAGCTGGAGAAACTGAGGGGGAACGCCGACAAGAGGGCGGGGCCTGAGGGGGATGACGGCCCTGGGGCGGAGGACAGGCGCAAGCTGAAGAAGCTCCGCCTCCGCCTCGCCCGCCTGCTCGTCTGCTTCATGCCGGCCCTCGACCTGGAGCACGTGGACATCAGCAGTGAGGTCATCGACGATCTCCTTGACCAGGTCTTGGAGGAGGTCACTTGA